The DNA window AATTACTTGATGGTACTGGCATTCAGTTTATCCAAGGTCTAATCACCAACATCGATCTTGAGTCAAAAGAAGTAGAAGTAAATATTGGACAAAGGACTATATTGCCATACGATCGCCTTGTGTTAGCGATCGGTGGTGAAACGCCGATGAATCTTGTCGATGGAGCCTTGGAATATGCAATTCCATTTCGGAATCTGCATGACTTCTATCGCCTTAATAGCAAATTAGAACTATTAGAAGCATCCAATCGTGACAAGATTCGAGTCTGTATCGCAGGTGGTGGCAGCAGCGGCGTAGAACTTGCTTGCAAAACCGCCGATCGCCTCAAGGATCGCGGCCGAGTCCGCCTAGTCGATCGCAATGACAAGATTTTAAGCAATTCCACAGATGCAAATCGCAAAATCGCTGAACTTGCCCTTTCAAAACGTGGTGTCTGGACTGACTTAAATACCAGAGTCTCGCAAGTAAATGATGGTGAAGTTACTCTTGACTATACCGATGGAAGTGACACCTTACCCGTTGACATCATACTATGGACAGTAGGTAGCACCTTCTCCAAAATGCTCCAAAATCTACCAGTTGAGCATGGTCGGCAAGGATCGATTGCCACGGAGCCAACCTTACAAGTTAAGGGATATGCCGATTTATTTGCGATCGGTGACTTAGCACGTTGTTTTGACTCAAATTCTAGTCTTGTCCCCGCCACTGCACAGGTTGCCTTCCAGCAGTCCCAGTATTGTGCTTGGAATATTTGGGCAAGCCTTAATCAAAAAGCACTGGTTCCCTTTAGCTATATTCCCCTCGGCGAGTTTATTAGCTTAGGCATTGATGGCGCAACTGCTTCGATTTTTGGTAAGTTCAGTATTGATGGATTCCCAGCCCATGTGATAAGGCGATTGGCCTATTTATTAAGGATGCCAACTTCCCAGCAGCAATGGAAGATTGGTACACATTGGTTGACTAAACCTTTGATTGAGATGTTCAGAGAATCTGTAAATCATCCAAACCCGTAAAGTTGCGCCCCTGCGGGGGCGCAACTTTACGGGTTTGGGTGTATCCACTGGCGATCGCAATAAAATAACTTATGAATAATTCTCCATCGAATTCCCCACAAGCAATATCTTGGCTTGATCATATAGGAAACTGGAATCCACAACTACTGCGGGAGATTCGAGGCAAGCTGAAATTGCGTAATCTTATCGTAGCGATCGGATTATCTTTGCTATTCCAGATTTTGCTACTTTTGTTTTACAGTCAACGCATACCCAATGAAGATTGCTATGCCCAACTACGTGGGTTTGGCTGCGCCGCCTCTTGGCAAGTTTGGTGGTTAGAGCAGTTTCGGATTATTACTTGGACTGAGCCATTTATTTTATTCTTATCGGGTGTCTATAGTCTAGTTGCCGATCTTTCACTAGAAGACTATAAAGGCACTCTCAACTTTATTCGCATTAGTCCGCGATCGAGCATCAATATTCTGATGGGGAAGATTATGGGTGTGCCTTTGCTGGCTTACATCTGTATGGGACTATCGATTCCTTATCACTTGACGGCGGCGATCGGTGCAGGTGTACCGATCGCCTTTCTATGCAGTTTTTATGTATTGATGATTGGGACTGCCTTTCTATTATTTAGCGCCGCCCTATTACTAGCTTTACTGAGTGGCTGGCAAGCTAAATTTGGTGGACAGGTATCCGCTGGCGCTTTGTTATTTTCATTCGTTACCTTTATCTGGTTCGCCCCTGCTTTCATGTGGTGGAATATTTTCACCACATGGAGTCCGTTCAGTAAATTCTTGGTCGGTGGACGGATCAATCCTATTCAAGCGGAATGGTGGTATTTATCAATCACATCCAATGTTTGGACTTCACATGTTTTTACAATTGTGAACTTAGTGATTTTGAGCTTGGCGATCTGGCGCATTTTAGAAAGGCGCTTTCATAATCCCAATGCCACTTTAGTAAGCAAAGGTCAAAGCTATGTCGTAACTACATATTTGCAGATCGTGATGTTGGGATTTTGTATGCAGTCTAGTTTCACGGCTGCAAAATCTACAAACTCTTTAGAAATACAATTAATTTTGTTGCTAATGATTTACATTGCTAATTTGTTCTTGTTTTTAACTGCGATCGCGGCTTTAACCCCGCAAAGACAAGCACTATTGGACTGGGTAAGATTTGGCGCATTATCGACCACAGAAGAGCATCCATCGAGTTTTAGGTATATTCTGCGTGATCTAATTTGGTCAGACAAAAGCCCTGCCCCGATCGCGATCGTCCTTAATCTTGTCTTTACGCAACTACCAATCTTGATTTGGGTAAACTCGTGGGTTGATTCGAGTATGCGCGGCAAAGCAATGATTGTGTTAGCTTCCTTTACAATTTCGATACTTTTAGTTGCCCTAATTGCCCAACTAGTTTTATTTCTGAAGACAAGAAACCCATCAGCATGGGTGACAGGAATAATTTCTGCGTTAATATTTTTACCAGTTTTGATTATGCTGAGCCTCTCGATTAGCCCTGATCGCTATGCTGGTTTGTGGCTGTTTTTTGGATATCCTTGGTTAGTTGTGTCAAATATCCAACTTTCCGATATTATCTTGGCATTCACTGGGCAAATTTCTGTAATAATTGCGCTGACATTGCAACTAATTTATCAGCTGCAACGCGCTAAAATGCGAGAGACTTAATGACTCTAATTTTGGTTTTACTGCGGCGCAGTTATATAAAAGCTAAAATTTCTGGTTTCAAAAGATTAGTAGACGTTTGAGCATCACAACATGGCACAGTCAACCACTGCTAAACAGACAACCACAACGGGAACAGTTCCCGATGTAGAACTACAGCGAGTATTTAAAATGTTCGGGGCAAATACCGTTGTCCAAGGTGTGGATCTGCAAGTGCAGAGAGGTGAGCTTTTTAGTATCTTGGGCCCATCGGGTTGTGGCAAAACGACCTTACTAAGACTGGTTGCAGGTTTCGAGGAGCCATCAGCAGGCGAAGTACTGATCCAAGGCAACCCGATGACCTATATCCCCGCCTATCAGAGACCTGTAAATACAGTTTTTCAAAGCTATGCTCTTTTTGGTCATATGACCATTTTTGATAATGTTGCCTTTGGCTTATCAGTGAAAGGAGTTGCCAAGCCTGAAATTCAGCAACGGGCGAAGGATGCTCTCAAGCTAGTAAGGCTTGACCACATGAGCAATCGCTATCCTAGTCAAATATCTGGTGGTCAGCAGCAACGGGTTGCCCTCGCTCGTGCCCTTGTTAATCGCCCTAAAGTGATTTTGCTAGATGAGCCATTAGCAGCACTTGATTTCAAACTCCGCAAAGAACTGCAAGTAGAATTGTCCAACTTACAGTACGAGCTGGGTATTTCCTTCATTATGGTTACCCACGATCAAAGTGAGGCTCTGGCGATTTCTTCAAGAATTGCGGTGATGAATCAAGGACGCATCGAGCAGATCGGCACACCATCAGAAGTTTACGATCGTCCATCTTCAGCCTTTGTTGCCGATTTTGTGGGCGAAACAAACTTGTTTGAATGTCGGGTGATTGAGCAAGATGGGGCTTTTGTGGAGTTGCGATCGTCCACTGGTTTAGCGATCGTCGCAGCAAAGCCTAGACATTGGCTCCCGATTCCTGAGGCTGTAGTCAGTGTGCGTCCAGAAAAGATCAAGCTCTCCACCGAATATCCAAACCAGCCCTACAATACCTATCGCGGTATTCTTAATAATGTCCTATATCTAGGCGATCACTCGCAGTTTGTGGTGGATATCCATGCTAGCGAGAATGTCCCACCTGTAAGAGTCATGCTAGTACGTTCCAACCACCAAGGCGAAAAGACTCCTCCCTTTGATAGTCAGGTCTATGTTTCATGGATGCCTGAAGATTGTGTGGCTCTCCCCAAAACTACAGTTGCAACCTAAATCCTCCTAAACTTCTATTATGGATATCTCTCGGCGCAAATTTCTTAGACAAACTGCCTATGTCACATCGGCGATGGCTAGTGCATCAACTCTTGCTGCCTGTGGTATTTTCGAGAAGAGTCCCAAAGAAGCAAAGGTTGGCGGAGATGAAGTAGATCGACCAGTTACTCAAGACAAAAGCACTTTATATATCTATGGTTGGGCTACTTACGTTAACAATAAAGAAATTTTAGAGGGATTCACTAAAGAGACTGGGATTAAAGTTGAGGGTGATGCTTATGCTTCTAATGAAGTAATGTTGTCAAAATTGGAGTCTTCGGGGGGAAGATCAGGCTATAGCATAATTTATCCAAGCGATTACATGGTGGCGCAGATGCGAGAGCAAAAGCTGCTTGCCCCTCTTGATAAAAAATTATTGCCAAATCTTAATAATATTGCTGGCAAATATTTAGAATTGCCCCATGATCGTGGTGCGGTATTTAGCATTCCCGTGAGTCTGGGGACAACTGGACTTGCCTATAATGTCAAGGCGATCAAATCGGTTATTGGAGAAGAACCAACTGATTGGAATTACCTATGGGAACATAAGAGTAAATTGTTGATTACCCTTCTCGATGATGTGCGTGAAGTAATGGGGATGGGGTTACATACTCTTGGTAACTCCTACAATACAAAAGAGCCAGTAAAAATTGAAAGCGCATTTCAAAAATTACGGGAACTAATGCCCGCTATCACTAATTTTACCACTGACGCATGGAAAGACTCATTATCTTCAGGTGACTTGATGATATGTATGGCATTTTCTGGTGATGCCATCAGTCTGGCAAGACAAGATCCAAACATTAAATATATTTTGCCGAGTAGTGGGACCTCGATCTGGACGGATACCATTGCCATACCTAGGGGAGCCTCAAATGTAAAAGGTGCTCATGCATGGATCAATTATGTAATGAGACCAGACATTGCTGCCAAAATTAGTGATGCAAATAGTTTTGGCACGACAAATAAATTAGCTATATCAATGATTCCTGATGACCTTAAGGCAATTAAATCTTTAGAGCCATCGGAGGATATGATTTCTAAAAGCGGTCGCATTGCCAAACTCGATGCTGAAGTTCTCCAAATATATGAGGGTTTCTGGACACGCTTAATCACTGGTTTCGGGTAATTCTATGACATCACAAAACCCTAATGCCCCAAAGGGCAATTTATCTTTAAGCAATAATCCATTTGTATGGGGAAATATTGCCCTAATAGCAAGCTTGCCTTGGTTATTGGTGCTGAGTATGTCTGGCTTAGCGGTGGGTGATCCTGTCTTTCCTGAGTGGTTTGAGATTTTCCTATTGGGATTTCCTGCGATCGCATTGGTGGCTTGGGTACAGTGGCAACAGCCAATCTCGCCATTTAGTTTATGGATTGTCTCGAAGCCAAGTGAGAGCCTAAGCGATCGCGAACGTCAGATTTTGACTCTCGTTAAACAACATAGTAATGGTTGGTATGTGACTGGCTGGATTGCTACCGCTGTTGCCATAGCCATGAGCGCGATCTTTTGCAAGATTTATATATCTGCACCATTAGCTCAGGCGATCGCGCCATTTCCTGCTGGGTTGCGTTTGTTCGGCATCTTATGGGCGGAGATTTTCTTTTTTTTAAGTAATATTTTGTTGCAAGCTGGGGTTTCAGCTTTGCGGATTAAGTTAACAGCGGAGTCAGAGTTAAACGGATTGAAGCCCTTTGCTCCTGAAAAAATCAAAAATAGCTTTACAAGTATCGGTTGGCAATCGCCTCAGATATTAAAGTTTTTTGAAGAAACTGCTGCGATCGCTCAAGTATCAGATGATGTAATCAAAGTCGAATCTGCTGAGCAGTCTCCAGAGGTAAGTGAATCGCAAGAAGCTCCAGATGCTGAAGCAATTGAGCCTAGCAATTTTATTGCTGAGGCAGAGCCTGAGGCTTTCCCAGAAATCATTACACTTGTTGAAGATATGGTGTCTGAGCCTGAAGCGATCGCAGATACCCCAGAAAATCTGATTACAGATCCGATCGAGTTTGTTGAAGATTCTGAAGCTGAAGAATCCTTGGACTCTTTGAAATCTATAGAAATTATTTCAGAACCCAAGATTGAAACTATTCCACAGGAAGAGATCATTCAAGAGCCCGAAGAATTAGAGCCGATTGAATTTCTTGCTGCTCCAGAAATTGATGCTTTAGATATTACAGATACTTCTTTAGAGCCAGAGCTTGAACCTGAGACTAATACAGAGGTTACTGATATTAGTCTAGGCAATGATTTTGTTGAAGAAGTTGAAGAATTAGAGGTTAGTGAGATCGTTGCTGAAGAATCTATAAATGAAACGATTTCTGAAACTGATTCTGAACAGTTTATCGAAGAA is part of the Pseudanabaena sp. BC1403 genome and encodes:
- a CDS encoding ABC transporter ATP-binding protein, with the protein product MAQSTTAKQTTTTGTVPDVELQRVFKMFGANTVVQGVDLQVQRGELFSILGPSGCGKTTLLRLVAGFEEPSAGEVLIQGNPMTYIPAYQRPVNTVFQSYALFGHMTIFDNVAFGLSVKGVAKPEIQQRAKDALKLVRLDHMSNRYPSQISGGQQQRVALARALVNRPKVILLDEPLAALDFKLRKELQVELSNLQYELGISFIMVTHDQSEALAISSRIAVMNQGRIEQIGTPSEVYDRPSSAFVADFVGETNLFECRVIEQDGAFVELRSSTGLAIVAAKPRHWLPIPEAVVSVRPEKIKLSTEYPNQPYNTYRGILNNVLYLGDHSQFVVDIHASENVPPVRVMLVRSNHQGEKTPPFDSQVYVSWMPEDCVALPKTTVAT
- a CDS encoding NAD(P)/FAD-dependent oxidoreductase — its product is MTRICILGGGFGGLYTALNLSRLPWAVMPEIILIDKSDRFLFTPFLYELVTGEMQEWEIAPTFTELLDGTGIQFIQGLITNIDLESKEVEVNIGQRTILPYDRLVLAIGGETPMNLVDGALEYAIPFRNLHDFYRLNSKLELLEASNRDKIRVCIAGGGSSGVELACKTADRLKDRGRVRLVDRNDKILSNSTDANRKIAELALSKRGVWTDLNTRVSQVNDGEVTLDYTDGSDTLPVDIILWTVGSTFSKMLQNLPVEHGRQGSIATEPTLQVKGYADLFAIGDLARCFDSNSSLVPATAQVAFQQSQYCAWNIWASLNQKALVPFSYIPLGEFISLGIDGATASIFGKFSIDGFPAHVIRRLAYLLRMPTSQQQWKIGTHWLTKPLIEMFRESVNHPNP
- a CDS encoding PotD/PotF family extracellular solute-binding protein produces the protein MDISRRKFLRQTAYVTSAMASASTLAACGIFEKSPKEAKVGGDEVDRPVTQDKSTLYIYGWATYVNNKEILEGFTKETGIKVEGDAYASNEVMLSKLESSGGRSGYSIIYPSDYMVAQMREQKLLAPLDKKLLPNLNNIAGKYLELPHDRGAVFSIPVSLGTTGLAYNVKAIKSVIGEEPTDWNYLWEHKSKLLITLLDDVREVMGMGLHTLGNSYNTKEPVKIESAFQKLRELMPAITNFTTDAWKDSLSSGDLMICMAFSGDAISLARQDPNIKYILPSSGTSIWTDTIAIPRGASNVKGAHAWINYVMRPDIAAKISDANSFGTTNKLAISMIPDDLKAIKSLEPSEDMISKSGRIAKLDAEVLQIYEGFWTRLITGFG